Part of the bacterium genome, TTTACAGGTAGTCTGAAAGACCCGGATGACTATCCTGAAGATGTTATTATAATTAAAAAGTAGAACTTTATGAAAGTACTTGTAGTTACAAATATGTATCCTCTTCCGGATCAGATTCATGCCGGAGCATTTGTAAAGAGCCAGATGGACTCTATTGCAGAATTCGGTATTGAAATGGAGATTATTAATATCAATGAAAAAAGGAGATTTAAAAAATATCCTTATGCATGGTGGAGAGTATTTAAAAGATCTTTTGACAGGTCTTTTAATCTTATTCATGCGCATTACGGATACAGCGGAATGATTTCTTCCCTCCAGTGGAACCTGCCTGTACTTGTGTCATTCTGCGGAGGAGATGTGCTCGGCAATCCGGATAATAAAGGCAGAGTGAATTTTACATCGAAACTGTTTTTGCCGCTCGGAAGAATTCTGTCTATGATTGTTCCTGCAGTAATTGTGAAATCAAAGCAGATGAAAGAGAAACTTCCGAAAAAAGAAAATATCTTTGTTATTCCGAACGGAGTGAATTTTGACAGATTCAAACCGGAGCCGAAAGAGGCAGCAAGGGAAAAATGCGGGCTAGATTTTTGTAAAAAATACGTTCTCTTCCCTTCAAATCCGTCGTGGATAAGAAAGGGATATCCAATTGCAAAAGAGGCTGTTGATATCCTGAAAAGAAAAGGGATGGATGCGGAGCTCGTTGTGCTTCACGGAAAGCCTCATGACACTGTTCCTGATTTTATGAATGCATGTGATGTCCTTGTTTTGACCTCTCTGTGGGAAGGGTCGCCGAATGTTGTTAAAGAAGCAATGGCGTGCAATATGCCTGTTGTAACAGTTGATGCAGGAGATGCAGGGGAGGTTGTCCGGGGGTGTGAAGGCTGTTTTATTGCAGACCGGACAGCAGAAGATATCAGCAAAAAACTTGAAACCGTCCTTAACAGAGGGATGAGAACCAGAGGGAGAGATCATATCAAACATCTTGAAGAATCAAAAATAGCTCTGAGAATTATAAAAATTTATAAAAAACTGGGAATAAGAGTAAATGGATAAGTTTTTAAGTGCATCACAAAGACTTTTTAATTATATAATTGAGAACCATTGGGATGGTTCAGGCCTTATAGGGCCTGATCCTGGACTGAGGTATAATTTTCGAATTTTTCGTTTTATCAAAAGTTTTTTCCCGTTTATCAAGTGGGGAGATGAAAATTATTTTCTGCAGTGTCAGGGTTACTGGGTTTTTAATAATAGTAAAATGTATGACATCTACGGCAATGATAAGTATCTCAATAACATAAGATTAACAGCGGACAGGATTATTGGAAATCAATCTGACGAAGGATACTGGCAGTAT contains:
- a CDS encoding glycosyltransferase, which produces MKVLVVTNMYPLPDQIHAGAFVKSQMDSIAEFGIEMEIININEKRRFKKYPYAWWRVFKRSFDRSFNLIHAHYGYSGMISSLQWNLPVLVSFCGGDVLGNPDNKGRVNFTSKLFLPLGRILSMIVPAVIVKSKQMKEKLPKKENIFVIPNGVNFDRFKPEPKEAAREKCGLDFCKKYVLFPSNPSWIRKGYPIAKEAVDILKRKGMDAELVVLHGKPHDTVPDFMNACDVLVLTSLWEGSPNVVKEAMACNMPVVTVDAGDAGEVVRGCEGCFIADRTAEDISKKLETVLNRGMRTRGRDHIKHLEESKIALRIIKIYKKLGIRVNG